The following are encoded in a window of Thermoanaerobacter ethanolicus JW 200 genomic DNA:
- the uvrB gene encoding excinuclease ABC subunit UvrB: MSGFKLVSNFKPTGDQPQAIEKLVEGVKKGYRFQTLLGVTGSGKTFTMANIIQKLNRPTLVIAHNKTLAAQLYSEFKEFFPDNAVEYFVSYYDYYQPEAYIPQTDTYIEKDASINEEIDKLRHSATAALFERRDVIIVASVSCIYGLGDPVDYENLMLSLRPGMIKDRDEIIKKLVDIQYERNDVNFTRGKFRVRGDVIEIFPASFSNKAIRVELFGDEIDRIAEIDVLTGEVLGLRKHVAIFPASHYATSKDKLERAIKSIREELEQRYKELKDAGKIVEAERLKQRTNYDLEMLQEMGYCQGIENYSRHISGRPPGSPPYTLLDYFPKDFLIFIDESHVTIPQIRGMYNGDRSRKEALVEYGFRLPSAFDNRPLTFEEFEERINQVIFVSATPGPYEIEHSEQVVEQLIRPTGLVDPEVIVKPVKGQVDDLIGEIRKTVDKGFRVLVTTLTKKMAEDLTDYLKDMGIKVKYLHSDIETIERVEIIRDLRLGKFDVLIGINLLREGLDIPEVALVAILDADKEGFLRSETSLIQTIGRAARNAEGRVIMYADTVTNSMKRAIDETNRRRKIQMEYNKKHGITPKTVIKGVRDVIEATHVAEEEQKYTRKKVKTYDPEIIKSTIEQLEKEMKEAAIELQFEKAAKLRDVIFELKKQLEEVV, from the coding sequence ATGAGTGGATTTAAGTTGGTATCTAATTTTAAACCAACAGGAGACCAACCTCAAGCTATAGAGAAATTAGTTGAAGGGGTAAAAAAAGGATATAGATTTCAAACCTTATTGGGTGTGACGGGTTCTGGAAAAACCTTTACTATGGCTAATATAATACAAAAGTTAAATCGCCCTACTCTTGTCATTGCTCATAATAAGACTTTGGCTGCGCAATTATACAGTGAATTTAAAGAGTTTTTTCCAGACAATGCAGTGGAATATTTTGTAAGTTATTATGACTACTACCAACCGGAGGCTTATATACCCCAAACTGATACTTATATTGAAAAAGACGCTTCTATAAATGAAGAAATAGATAAATTGAGGCACTCTGCTACGGCAGCTCTTTTTGAGCGAAGAGACGTTATAATTGTCGCCAGTGTTTCTTGTATATATGGCTTAGGTGACCCTGTAGATTACGAAAATCTTATGCTTTCCCTAAGGCCGGGAATGATAAAAGATAGGGACGAAATAATTAAAAAGCTTGTAGATATACAATATGAAAGAAATGATGTGAATTTTACAAGAGGCAAATTCAGGGTAAGAGGAGATGTAATAGAAATTTTCCCTGCTTCTTTTTCCAATAAGGCGATAAGGGTTGAGCTTTTTGGAGATGAAATTGACAGAATAGCGGAAATTGATGTATTAACAGGCGAAGTACTGGGATTAAGAAAACACGTGGCTATATTTCCGGCTTCTCACTATGCTACTTCAAAAGATAAATTGGAAAGAGCAATAAAAAGCATTCGAGAAGAATTGGAGCAAAGGTATAAAGAACTTAAAGATGCTGGTAAAATAGTAGAAGCTGAAAGGCTAAAACAGAGAACAAATTACGATTTAGAGATGCTACAAGAGATGGGCTACTGCCAAGGAATAGAAAATTATTCAAGGCATATTTCAGGAAGACCTCCAGGAAGCCCTCCTTATACCCTTTTAGATTATTTTCCTAAAGATTTTCTTATTTTTATAGATGAGTCTCATGTGACAATTCCTCAGATCAGAGGCATGTACAATGGAGACAGGTCAAGGAAAGAAGCATTAGTAGAATACGGATTTAGACTTCCTTCTGCTTTTGACAATCGTCCCCTTACTTTTGAAGAGTTTGAAGAGAGAATAAATCAAGTTATCTTTGTTTCTGCAACACCAGGGCCTTATGAGATTGAACATTCAGAGCAGGTTGTTGAGCAGTTAATACGACCGACAGGTCTTGTGGATCCAGAAGTGATAGTAAAGCCTGTTAAGGGACAAGTAGATGATTTGATAGGGGAAATTAGAAAAACAGTTGATAAAGGCTTTAGAGTGCTTGTTACAACTCTTACGAAAAAAATGGCTGAGGATTTAACGGATTATCTCAAGGATATGGGAATAAAAGTAAAATATTTACATTCTGATATTGAGACGATTGAAAGGGTTGAAATAATAAGAGATTTAAGGCTGGGTAAATTCGATGTTTTAATAGGCATAAACCTTTTGAGAGAGGGATTAGACATACCTGAGGTTGCTTTGGTGGCAATATTAGACGCGGACAAAGAGGGATTTTTGCGTTCAGAGACTTCCTTAATACAGACTATAGGACGTGCCGCAAGAAATGCGGAAGGACGAGTAATAATGTATGCAGATACTGTAACAAATTCTATGAAGAGAGCAATTGATGAGACGAATAGAAGAAGAAAAATACAAATGGAATATAACAAAAAACATGGTATAACTCCAAAGACAGTAATTAAGGGAGTAAGAGATGTAATTGAAGCTACTCACGTTGCTGAAGAAGAACAGAAGTACACAAGAAAGAAAGTTAAGACTTATGACCCTGAAATTATTAAGTCAACTATAGAGCAACTTGAAAAAGAAATGAAAGAAGCTGCAATTGAGCTGCAGTTTGAAAAGGCTGCAAAATTGAGAGATGTGATTTTTGAATTGAAGAAACAGTTGGAGGAAGTAGTTTGA
- a CDS encoding S41 family peptidase, with the protein MAKKRFYILLAVLLIVTNVITFMLANAVSVALPNGKVLVSREEYQLIEEYNKLFDIEKILENRYVDKVNSSVLLEGAMKGMANSLGDPYTVYMNKKEFSDFMTQTTGTYGGIGIVVAVDKEDHIVVVSPIKNTPGERAGIKSGDIIVEVNNTKVSGKNLDEAVAMMRGPQGTQVTLTIMREGKTFTKTITREIIKLETVYEEMLPDKIGYIKITMFDQSTSDDFKASLNRLKSQGMKGLIIDLRDNPGGLLEETIDISNLILPKGVVVTTKGRVDNKEYYSKGPGLGLPIAVLVNKGSASASEILAGAIKDRKVGILVGTTTFGKGLVQTVVDFGDGTGLKYTIARYYTPNGTNIQGKGIEPNYVVELPANYTLQDTPDLKRDTQLIKAFEIVKSEIK; encoded by the coding sequence ATGGCAAAAAAAAGATTTTATATTTTATTAGCAGTGCTTTTAATAGTTACAAATGTTATAACTTTTATGTTAGCAAATGCAGTATCAGTGGCTCTTCCTAATGGTAAAGTCCTTGTTTCTCGTGAGGAGTACCAGTTGATAGAAGAATATAATAAGCTTTTTGATATTGAGAAAATTCTTGAAAATAGGTATGTTGATAAAGTTAACTCCTCAGTCCTTTTAGAAGGCGCTATGAAAGGGATGGCCAACTCTTTAGGAGACCCTTATACTGTATACATGAATAAAAAAGAGTTTTCTGATTTTATGACTCAGACTACAGGCACTTATGGGGGAATAGGTATAGTTGTAGCAGTTGATAAAGAAGATCATATTGTAGTGGTTTCTCCAATAAAAAATACACCAGGAGAAAGAGCAGGGATAAAATCCGGGGATATAATAGTAGAAGTGAACAATACAAAAGTAAGTGGCAAAAATTTAGACGAGGCAGTGGCAATGATGAGAGGACCTCAAGGAACACAGGTAACGCTTACTATAATGAGAGAAGGAAAAACTTTTACTAAGACAATCACGAGAGAGATAATAAAATTAGAAACGGTATATGAGGAAATGCTTCCTGATAAGATTGGATATATTAAGATTACAATGTTTGATCAAAGTACTTCTGATGACTTTAAAGCATCCCTTAATAGATTAAAATCTCAAGGAATGAAAGGACTTATAATAGATTTAAGAGATAATCCTGGTGGACTTTTAGAGGAAACTATAGATATTTCTAATTTAATTTTGCCCAAAGGAGTTGTTGTGACGACTAAAGGAAGAGTTGACAATAAAGAATATTATTCTAAAGGACCAGGATTGGGATTGCCTATTGCAGTGCTTGTAAATAAAGGCAGTGCCAGTGCTTCAGAAATTTTAGCAGGTGCAATAAAAGATAGAAAAGTAGGAATTTTAGTTGGAACCACTACCTTTGGGAAAGGGCTGGTACAAACTGTTGTTGACTTTGGCGATGGTACAGGATTAAAATATACTATTGCGAGATATTACACGCCAAATGGCACAAATATTCAAGGCAAAGGAATTGAGCCAAATTACGTAGTAGAGCTTCCTGCAAATTACACTCTTCAAGATACTCCTGACTTAAAAAGAGATACTCAGCTTATAAAAGCTTTTGAGATTGTAAAAAGTGAGATAAAGTAG
- a CDS encoding PDZ domain-containing protein: protein MIAFIQVFWMAIKTIALSIFNPFFWIVIILMIMQYRNKIAIEREIMGHEQEPMKELVLDSIFYGVIAAIIGSFFMIFLGITIENVGLQYVWPLAIVLMFVNPRYICFSYAGGIVSLSSLIFGFPSISVPALMSIVGILHLMESLLIYIDGPRNTTPIFVRLKDGRVAGGFTMQKFWPIPFAALTIATGITITGQGVNMPDWWPIIKPAGIDLNNAIFLIMPGIAALGYGDLALTQLPEKKTRISSIRLFFFSIVLIILAILGIYIKLFQYLAAIFAPVAHELLILIGQREERENPPLFVAPDTGVMILATAKGSPAREMGIKPGDVILKINDIPINEPDDIIRILNERPSVMWITVKDLNGNYTNYEYKDPQGILGLGVLIVPKATSMIYEINEGGIFIKKLKEIFKNIFKKNK, encoded by the coding sequence ATGATAGCTTTTATTCAAGTTTTTTGGATGGCAATAAAGACAATAGCTTTGTCAATTTTTAATCCTTTTTTCTGGATAGTGATAATTCTAATGATAATGCAGTATAGAAATAAAATAGCTATAGAAAGAGAGATTATGGGACATGAGCAAGAACCAATGAAAGAATTGGTTCTTGACTCTATCTTTTATGGTGTAATTGCTGCAATAATTGGGAGCTTTTTTATGATATTTTTAGGAATAACAATAGAAAATGTAGGGCTTCAGTATGTATGGCCTTTGGCTATAGTGTTAATGTTTGTCAATCCTAGATATATTTGTTTTTCTTATGCAGGAGGAATAGTTTCCCTATCCAGCTTAATTTTTGGATTTCCTAGTATAAGTGTTCCTGCACTTATGTCTATTGTAGGTATTCTTCATTTGATGGAAAGCCTTTTAATATATATAGATGGTCCAAGGAATACCACTCCTATCTTTGTAAGGCTTAAGGATGGGCGAGTGGCAGGAGGCTTTACTATGCAAAAATTTTGGCCTATTCCTTTTGCTGCATTAACTATTGCTACTGGGATAACAATAACGGGACAGGGAGTAAATATGCCAGATTGGTGGCCCATTATCAAACCGGCTGGAATTGATTTAAATAATGCAATTTTTTTAATTATGCCAGGTATTGCAGCTTTAGGATACGGAGATTTAGCTTTAACACAACTTCCAGAAAAGAAAACGCGAATTTCTTCTATACGTTTATTTTTCTTTAGTATAGTTTTGATTATATTGGCGATATTAGGAATCTATATTAAATTATTTCAATATTTAGCAGCTATTTTTGCTCCAGTGGCTCATGAGCTTTTAATTTTAATAGGCCAAAGAGAAGAAAGGGAAAATCCACCTCTTTTTGTAGCGCCAGATACAGGAGTGATGATTTTAGCGACAGCAAAAGGTTCTCCCGCTAGAGAAATGGGAATTAAACCGGGGGATGTAATATTAAAAATTAATGATATTCCTATTAATGAGCCAGATGATATAATACGAATACTCAATGAACGGCCTTCTGTGATGTGGATCACTGTAAAAGATTTAAATGGTAATTACACTAACTATGAATATAAGGATCCACAGGGAATTTTGGGATTAGGAGTTTTAATAGTGCCAAAGGCAACTTCTATGATTTATGAAATCAATGAGGGGGGAATATTTATAAAAAAACTAAAAGAAATATTTAAAAACATCTTTAAGAAAAACAAATAA
- the ftsX gene encoding permease-like cell division protein FtsX has protein sequence MDMLFRNLKYFLKEGFSNLARNRLMTIASITSVMAAMLILGLFLVIILNVNSLTNQVESQLELKAFLKDNISEQEVSQIGNEIKTIPGVTSVVFESKEEALQKFKQQLGDKSYLAEGLEKDNPLPQSYIVKVKDAGLMKDISNEIKQINGVDKVSYGQDVVDKLLGIIKIIRIVGLSIILILFIISIVIISNTIKLGVFARRREINIMKYIGATDWFIRWPFLIEGVVLGLVGALLSVALLVLIYGYVLDIINNKLIVFQLLPLEKIVGDILVYFSLIGAIIGALGSGLSIKRFLNV, from the coding sequence ATGGATATGCTCTTTAGAAATTTAAAATATTTTTTAAAAGAAGGTTTTAGCAATTTAGCAAGAAATAGGCTTATGACAATAGCTTCTATAACTTCTGTAATGGCAGCAATGCTTATTTTAGGTTTGTTTCTTGTTATTATTTTAAATGTTAATAGTTTGACTAATCAGGTGGAATCTCAATTAGAACTTAAAGCGTTTTTAAAAGATAATATTTCTGAGCAAGAAGTTAGCCAAATAGGTAATGAGATAAAAACAATACCTGGTGTTACTTCAGTAGTTTTTGAATCTAAAGAAGAGGCTTTACAAAAATTTAAACAACAATTAGGAGATAAAAGCTATTTAGCAGAAGGTTTAGAAAAGGACAATCCCCTTCCCCAATCTTATATAGTAAAAGTGAAAGATGCTGGTTTAATGAAAGATATTTCAAACGAGATAAAGCAAATAAATGGAGTTGACAAGGTAAGTTATGGGCAAGATGTTGTAGATAAGCTTCTTGGAATTATAAAGATAATAAGGATAGTGGGGCTTTCCATTATACTTATTCTCTTTATAATTTCAATTGTCATAATTTCCAACACAATAAAATTGGGGGTTTTTGCAAGGAGAAGAGAAATAAACATAATGAAGTATATTGGAGCGACTGATTGGTTTATACGATGGCCCTTTTTGATTGAAGGTGTAGTATTAGGACTGGTAGGTGCCTTGTTATCAGTTGCACTATTAGTTTTAATTTATGGATATGTGCTTGATATTATTAATAATAAATTAATAGTGTTTCAACTATTGCCATTAGAAAAAATAGTAGGGGACATTTTGGTGTATTTTTCTTTAATTGGTGCAATAATTGGAGCCTTAGGAAGTGGACTTTCAATTAAAAGGTTCTTGAATGTGTAA
- a CDS encoding 2-phosphosulfolactate phosphatase family protein yields MFLQTFETYNSINERELKDKNVVVIDTLRATSVITTALYNGAKEIIPVSEVEEAIELVKSLDKKTYLLAGERNSTKIEGFDLSNSPLEYTREKVENKTIIFTTTNGTKALKKVSLADNVILGCLLNASAVAKYIYTSNKDTVIVCAGTEGKFSFDDIITAGVIYKKLQDLMKFESDDLSKACYFLYKPYEDNLYEIMKEGYHFKRLKDLGYDEDIEFCLTVDKFDIVPKLKDGIIKNSADL; encoded by the coding sequence GTGTTTTTACAAACTTTTGAAACATATAATTCTATTAATGAAAGAGAATTAAAAGACAAAAATGTCGTTGTAATAGATACTCTACGGGCGACAAGTGTTATTACTACTGCTTTGTACAACGGAGCTAAAGAGATTATTCCAGTTTCAGAAGTAGAAGAAGCGATCGAACTTGTAAAAAGTTTAGATAAAAAAACTTATCTTTTAGCTGGGGAAAGAAACTCTACAAAGATTGAAGGCTTTGACCTATCTAATTCTCCTTTAGAGTATACTCGTGAAAAAGTAGAGAATAAAACGATAATTTTTACTACTACTAATGGAACAAAAGCTTTAAAAAAAGTCTCTTTAGCAGATAATGTAATTTTAGGATGCCTTTTAAATGCTTCTGCTGTTGCTAAGTATATATACACAAGCAATAAAGATACAGTAATTGTATGTGCTGGTACAGAAGGGAAATTTTCTTTTGACGACATAATAACTGCTGGAGTGATATATAAAAAATTGCAAGATTTAATGAAATTTGAAAGTGATGATTTGTCAAAAGCCTGTTATTTTTTGTATAAACCTTATGAGGACAACTTGTATGAAATAATGAAGGAGGGCTATCACTTTAAAAGATTAAAAGACTTAGGGTATGATGAAGATATTGAGTTTTGCTTGACAGTTGATAAGTTTGATATTGTGCCAAAACTTAAAGACGGAATTATAAAAAATTCAGCCGACCTGTAA
- a CDS encoding murein hydrolase activator EnvC family protein, translated as MRRYRWKWLLFVVIFLFTVLFTSYPKADQLQDAKNKLNQIQKSITETKKKKEEVINQKNDIAAQIADLDKKLNATQQELANAQKQLSDITAKLNKTRKELEAAKQKENTQFQTMKERIRAIYISGEWGYLDVLLGAKNFGDFITRLDIVKRIVDFDSNLFESYKQQRELIEQKEEELAQMQKEAQNYKNQIVSRQRELQVAMASREGLMRDLERQQKLYEQQEDELLQQSKQLETVIQQLQAKSKIKYGGGKLLWPVPSSSVITSPFGMRYHPILKQSRMHTGIDIAAETGASIVAAADGQVIFAGYYGGYGYAVIIDHGDGISTLYGHNSALLVKEGDMVKRGQVIAKAGSTGLSTGPHLHFEVRKNGVPVDPMDWLK; from the coding sequence TTGCGAAGATACAGGTGGAAATGGCTACTCTTTGTTGTTATATTTCTCTTTACAGTGCTCTTTACGTCCTATCCAAAAGCGGACCAGCTTCAAGATGCTAAAAACAAATTAAATCAAATTCAAAAATCCATTACTGAGACTAAGAAGAAAAAGGAAGAAGTAATTAATCAAAAAAATGATATTGCCGCTCAAATAGCAGATTTAGATAAAAAACTTAATGCTACACAGCAAGAATTAGCAAATGCACAAAAACAATTGTCTGATATTACTGCAAAACTTAACAAAACGCGCAAAGAATTAGAAGCGGCCAAACAAAAGGAAAATACCCAGTTCCAAACAATGAAGGAGCGCATAAGGGCTATATACATAAGTGGAGAATGGGGATATTTAGATGTGCTTCTTGGTGCCAAAAATTTTGGAGATTTTATAACACGATTGGATATTGTAAAACGCATAGTAGATTTTGATTCGAATTTATTTGAATCCTATAAGCAACAAAGAGAACTTATTGAACAAAAAGAGGAAGAATTAGCACAAATGCAAAAAGAAGCGCAAAATTATAAAAATCAAATAGTTTCTCGACAAAGGGAATTACAAGTAGCTATGGCCTCGCGGGAAGGTTTAATGAGAGATTTAGAGAGACAGCAAAAACTATATGAACAACAGGAAGACGAGTTACTGCAACAATCAAAACAACTAGAAACAGTTATTCAACAATTACAAGCGAAGTCAAAAATTAAATATGGTGGTGGAAAACTCTTATGGCCTGTTCCTTCTAGTAGTGTTATAACCTCACCTTTTGGAATGAGATATCATCCTATACTTAAACAGAGTAGAATGCATACGGGTATTGATATTGCTGCCGAGACGGGCGCTTCAATAGTAGCTGCGGCAGATGGACAAGTCATTTTTGCAGGTTATTACGGTGGATATGGATATGCAGTAATTATAGACCATGGAGACGGAATATCCACTTTGTATGGTCATAATTCTGCTTTATTAGTTAAAGAAGGAGATATGGTTAAAAGAGGTCAAGTTATAGCGAAGGCAGGAAGCACAGGTTTAAGTACAGGGCCTCATTTGCACTTTGAAGTGCGCAAAAACGGTGTTCCTGTAGATCCGATGGACTGGTTAAAATAA
- the uvrA gene encoding excinuclease ABC subunit UvrA, whose translation MVKDKIVIKGARVHNLKNIDLEIPRDKLTVITGLSGSGKSSLAFDTIYAEGQRRYVESLSAYARQFLGQMDKPDVDYIEGLSPAISIDQKTTNKNPRSTVGTITEIYDYLRLLYARAGIPHCPVCGKEISMQTIDQMVDRVKELPEGTRIQVLAPVIRGRKGEYAKLLNDIKKSGYVRVKIDGVMYDINEEIKLDKNKKHTIEVVVDRIIIKLGIDMRLTDSIETALKLADGIVTIDVIDGESFTLSEKYACTECNISIEELSPRMFSFNSPYGACPVCTGLGEFMKVDPELLIQDPKKSLANGLLPGIVASQDSYAYYNILRLIEHFGYTENTPYEKFSEDLKNVLLYGKDTKGKSYGFEGIVNNLERRYNNTSSDFIKEEIEKYMRPVTCPACHGARLKPEALAVTVGGLSIKEMTDLSVGELIKFIDQLKLTERHEIIAKPILKEIKARLSFLVDVGLDYLTLSRPAATLSGGEAQRIRLASQIGSGLVGVTYILDEPSIGLHQRDNERLINSLKKLRDQGNTLIVVEHDEDTIYAADYIVDVGPGAGEHGGEIVVAGTIEDVLKCEKSITGQYLSGKIKIEVPKQRRKPNGKALIVKGAKENNLKNIDVVFPLGVFICVTGVSGSGKSTLINEILYKALAQKIYKSKDKPGMHDAIEGIDNIDKVINIDQSPIGRTPRSNPATYTGVFDYIREVFANTPEAKMRGYKPGRFSFNVKGGRCEACGGDGIIKIEMNFLPDVYVPCEVCKGQRYNRETLEVKYKGKNISDVLNMTVEEALVFFENIPRIKNKLMTLYDVGLGYIKLGQPSTQLSGGEAQRVKLATELSKRPTGKTLYILDEPTTGLHFADVHRLLDVLNRLTDAGNTVIVIEHNLDVIKSADYIIDLGPEGGDKGGMVIATGTPEEIAANENSYTGWFLKKVLSQK comes from the coding sequence ATGGTGAAGGACAAAATTGTAATTAAAGGTGCAAGGGTTCACAATTTAAAAAATATAGATTTGGAGATTCCACGAGATAAATTAACTGTGATAACGGGTTTATCAGGCTCTGGCAAGTCTTCTCTTGCCTTTGATACCATTTATGCCGAAGGTCAGAGGAGATATGTGGAGTCTTTGTCTGCTTATGCAAGGCAATTTTTAGGACAAATGGATAAACCAGACGTTGATTATATAGAAGGACTTTCACCGGCAATATCTATAGACCAAAAGACCACAAATAAAAACCCTCGTTCTACTGTAGGTACGATAACTGAGATTTACGACTATCTAAGACTTTTATATGCAAGGGCTGGGATCCCCCATTGTCCTGTTTGCGGAAAAGAGATTAGCATGCAAACTATAGATCAGATGGTGGACAGGGTCAAAGAATTGCCAGAAGGTACAAGGATACAGGTACTGGCTCCTGTTATTAGAGGAAGAAAAGGGGAATATGCTAAGCTTTTAAATGATATAAAAAAGAGTGGATATGTCAGAGTGAAAATTGATGGAGTAATGTACGATATAAATGAGGAGATTAAGCTTGATAAAAATAAAAAGCATACTATTGAAGTCGTAGTAGATAGGATTATTATAAAACTGGGAATTGACATGAGGCTGACGGATTCTATAGAAACAGCTTTAAAATTAGCAGATGGGATAGTTACTATTGATGTAATAGACGGAGAAAGCTTTACACTCTCTGAAAAATACGCTTGTACAGAGTGCAACATAAGTATTGAGGAGCTCTCTCCGAGAATGTTTTCATTCAATAGCCCTTATGGGGCTTGCCCTGTTTGCACTGGATTGGGGGAATTTATGAAGGTAGATCCAGAGCTTTTAATACAAGACCCTAAAAAATCATTAGCAAATGGGTTGTTGCCGGGGATTGTTGCTTCACAGGATAGTTATGCTTATTACAACATTTTAAGATTGATTGAACATTTTGGATATACAGAGAATACTCCTTATGAAAAGTTTAGTGAAGATTTAAAAAATGTACTGCTTTATGGCAAAGATACAAAGGGAAAGTCCTATGGATTTGAAGGGATAGTAAACAATCTTGAAAGAAGGTACAACAATACTTCTTCAGATTTTATAAAAGAAGAGATAGAAAAGTATATGAGACCGGTTACTTGTCCTGCATGCCATGGAGCAAGATTAAAGCCAGAAGCGTTAGCTGTGACTGTTGGTGGACTTTCCATAAAAGAAATGACAGACCTTTCTGTTGGCGAGCTTATAAAATTTATTGACCAACTCAAATTGACAGAAAGACATGAGATTATTGCAAAGCCAATTTTAAAAGAAATAAAAGCAAGGCTTAGTTTTCTTGTAGATGTAGGCCTTGATTATTTAACTCTGTCAAGGCCCGCAGCTACTTTATCAGGTGGAGAAGCACAAAGGATAAGATTGGCAAGTCAGATAGGTTCTGGACTTGTAGGAGTCACATATATCTTGGACGAACCCAGCATTGGACTTCATCAAAGAGATAATGAAAGACTTATAAATTCCTTGAAAAAATTAAGAGACCAAGGCAATACTCTTATAGTAGTAGAGCACGACGAGGATACAATATATGCGGCAGACTACATTGTGGATGTAGGACCAGGTGCAGGTGAGCATGGAGGAGAAATTGTAGTTGCGGGTACGATAGAAGATGTGTTAAAATGTGAAAAGTCAATTACAGGACAGTATTTAAGTGGCAAAATAAAGATAGAAGTGCCAAAACAGAGGAGAAAACCTAATGGAAAAGCTTTAATAGTGAAAGGAGCTAAGGAAAACAATTTAAAAAATATAGATGTGGTTTTCCCTCTTGGAGTATTTATATGCGTTACAGGGGTTTCTGGCTCAGGCAAAAGCACCCTTATAAATGAGATACTGTACAAAGCATTGGCACAGAAGATTTATAAGTCCAAAGATAAACCAGGTATGCACGATGCAATAGAGGGTATCGATAATATAGATAAAGTAATAAATATTGACCAGTCTCCTATAGGCAGGACTCCTCGCTCAAATCCTGCTACATATACAGGAGTTTTCGACTATATAAGAGAGGTTTTTGCAAATACCCCAGAAGCTAAAATGAGAGGCTATAAACCAGGGAGATTTAGTTTTAACGTTAAAGGTGGAAGGTGTGAAGCATGTGGAGGAGATGGTATAATTAAAATTGAGATGAACTTTTTGCCGGATGTGTATGTCCCTTGTGAAGTGTGCAAGGGTCAAAGGTATAATAGGGAAACATTGGAAGTAAAATATAAAGGAAAAAATATTTCGGATGTACTTAATATGACGGTAGAAGAAGCGTTAGTGTTTTTTGAAAATATACCTAGGATAAAAAATAAATTGATGACTTTGTATGATGTAGGACTAGGATATATTAAACTAGGGCAACCTTCTACTCAGCTTTCAGGAGGAGAAGCCCAAAGAGTAAAATTAGCTACTGAACTTTCTAAAAGACCTACAGGTAAGACATTATATATTTTGGATGAGCCTACAACTGGATTACATTTTGCAGATGTGCATAGGCTTCTTGATGTTTTAAATAGATTAACTGATGCAGGTAACACTGTTATTGTAATTGAACACAACTTAGATGTCATAAAAAGTGCAGACTATATTATTGACTTAGGACCAGAAGGTGGAGACAAAGGTGGAATGGTAATAGCTACAGGGACACCTGAGGAAATTGCTGCTAATGAGAATTCTTATACTGGATGGTTTTTGAAAAAAGTCCTTTCTCAAAAATGA
- the ftsE gene encoding cell division ATP-binding protein FtsE yields MIKFINVSKRYNKDIIALSNISFEIESGEFVFIVGPSGAGKSTLIKLLLKEEEPTSGSIVINKKDITKLKKREIPYLRRSMGVVFQDFRLLPNKTVFENVAFAMEIVGAHPKEIRRKVPMVLSLVGLSDKADKYPRQLSGGEQQRVSLARAIVNEPSILIADEPTGNLDPDTSWEIVKLISEINKRGTTVVMATHAKDIVDAMKKRVIALEKGNIVRDEARGVYGYAL; encoded by the coding sequence TTGATAAAGTTTATAAATGTATCTAAAAGATACAATAAAGATATAATTGCTCTTTCAAATATTAGTTTTGAAATTGAAAGTGGAGAATTTGTATTTATTGTTGGGCCTAGTGGTGCAGGTAAATCAACTTTAATTAAATTATTGCTAAAAGAGGAAGAACCTACTTCTGGCAGTATTGTGATTAATAAAAAAGATATAACAAAACTTAAAAAGCGGGAGATACCTTATTTGAGAAGGAGTATGGGGGTAGTTTTTCAAGATTTTAGATTGCTTCCTAATAAAACAGTGTTTGAGAATGTTGCCTTTGCTATGGAAATAGTTGGAGCACATCCAAAGGAGATAAGAAGAAAAGTCCCGATGGTATTGTCATTAGTAGGATTAAGTGATAAAGCGGACAAGTATCCTAGGCAGCTGTCTGGTGGAGAACAGCAAAGGGTTTCTTTAGCAAGAGCTATTGTAAATGAACCTTCTATTCTTATAGCAGACGAACCTACGGGGAATCTGGATCCTGATACTTCCTGGGAAATTGTAAAACTTATTTCTGAAATAAATAAAAGAGGTACTACAGTTGTTATGGCCACCCATGCAAAAGACATAGTAGATGCTATGAAAAAAAGGGTAATAGCGCTGGAAAAAGGAAACATAGTACGAGATGAAGCAAGGGGTGTTTATGGATATGCTCTTTAG